The window CCAGGTGCGTCTATCCTTGCTTTTCTTGGCATGCCTCGTCATTGTCACCTCCTTCGGCCGACGTAAAGCATAAAATCATAGACGTCCGTAAAATGCCCATAGACGTCCCCAAAATGCACCCCTCCCAGGTCCTGCACCTTGGAGCTCAAGTGTAAATAGTGTATATTTTACTTGGGGTCGCCCAGCGTCATGCGTAATCGTTCATAGCGGATACCAACCGGGTCAGAATTTCTCCTGCCTTACCGTCAAGAGAAACATCAAAAAAAGGACTCTGAGGTGTCTTGGAACGGTTTACTTCTACAACAAAGGCGCCAGAGCGTTTTGCTGCCAGGCCAAAGGAGGCTGCCGGTTGTACGACTCCGGAGGTTCCCACAACGAGCATCATCTCGGTATTTTCAAGAAGCCGGTATATCCGGGTAAGTCCCTCGTAGTCGAGGGCTTCACCAAACCAAACCACATCAGGACGAAGCATGCCTCCGCAAGCCTCGCACATAGGAGGTATGGTGATCGGCACCTCCCTGTTATCAGATGTTTTTCCGCACAGGGTGCACCTTACGCACCACAACGTTCCGTGCATTTCTATGAGGTTTTTGCTACCTGCAGCCCGGTGAAGTCCGTCGATGTTTTGGGTGACCAAGGAGAAATCTTCGACTCTTTCTTCCAGATCAACCAGCGCATAATGAGCCCGGTTGGGCTGAAGCGGTTTGATCAGGCTCCGCCTCCAGTCGTACCATTTCCAGACCAGCACCGGGTCCTTTGCAAAGGCCTCCGGCGTTGCAAGATCTTCAGCCCTTTGGCTTTTCCAAAGGCCGTCTTTGCCGCGAAACGTCGGCACTCCGCTTTCTTGCGAAATGCCGGCACCGGTCAGTACAAGAATTCGGGAAAAGGCGTTCAACCTCCCTGCGACTTCCCTGATTTTATCCGTATCGATGGGATGTTGGTTTTGTGACATATTCGTCAAAACTTTTCAGGAAGACGCAAAATGTTTCTTTGAAAATTCCTTGAATGGCA is drawn from Deltaproteobacteria bacterium and contains these coding sequences:
- a CDS encoding NAD-dependent deacylase — protein: MSQNQHPIDTDKIREVAGRLNAFSRILVLTGAGISQESGVPTFRGKDGLWKSQRAEDLATPEAFAKDPVLVWKWYDWRRSLIKPLQPNRAHYALVDLEERVEDFSLVTQNIDGLHRAAGSKNLIEMHGTLWCVRCTLCGKTSDNREVPITIPPMCEACGGMLRPDVVWFGEALDYEGLTRIYRLLENTEMMLVVGTSGVVQPAASFGLAAKRSGAFVVEVNRSKTPQSPFFDVSLDGKAGEILTRLVSAMNDYA